A genomic stretch from Limnohabitans sp. includes:
- a CDS encoding type IV secretion system protein — protein sequence MEEAAVRMYFERGSKQSLEKNSWRMSSFIAATIALVSTAGMVTMAMRSNIEVFQVAKGDNGQVQVLSATSKFVADEDIQMAWASRFLSELVEVSPALWKRNLTLVQSKVVGTAADQVRSYLEKQDNNPAALLADKPGYVREYSRISVNKIANMTYIVRYEITSRPSPGSYPEKTTYAATINLVNVGHKTREDVFRNPEGLAVSGFSVSMESGQRK from the coding sequence ATGGAAGAAGCTGCAGTTCGCATGTACTTTGAGCGCGGATCGAAGCAGTCTCTGGAAAAAAATTCCTGGCGTATGTCTAGCTTCATCGCTGCAACCATCGCTTTGGTGAGTACAGCAGGCATGGTCACCATGGCCATGCGGTCGAATATCGAGGTGTTCCAAGTCGCCAAGGGCGATAACGGGCAGGTGCAAGTCCTATCTGCCACAAGCAAGTTTGTTGCAGACGAGGACATCCAAATGGCATGGGCGTCTCGTTTTCTGTCCGAGCTCGTGGAAGTGTCACCAGCACTGTGGAAACGAAATCTCACGCTCGTCCAGTCCAAAGTGGTGGGCACGGCCGCCGATCAGGTTCGCAGCTATCTTGAAAAACAAGACAACAACCCGGCTGCGCTTTTGGCCGACAAGCCTGGGTACGTGCGCGAGTATTCCCGAATCTCGGTCAACAAGATCGCCAACATGACGTACATCGTGCGGTATGAAATTACTAGCCGTCCTTCGCCAGGGTCCTACCCTGAAAAGACAACCTACGCAGCAACGATCAACCTCGTCAACGTGGGCCACAAGACCAGAGAGGATGTCTTTCGCAACCCGGAAGGCCTGGCTGTTTCTGGATTCAGCGTCTCAATGGAGTCTGGCCAGCGCA
- a CDS encoding type IV secretion system protein, with translation MKILLVSFAMLAVQVANAQSGGTAAAPIQPGDAATPLGAGYFVGLAGAFVDMTNWIVNGVLGNFTDTVKSAALSMANTTNRIALSLAAALAVASLVWKVLIDMLQKKSVMGSAIEVIIYATITVALLTSYSIVVDQIWNLANSLLNSLAPNGSSAIGVYVSTFWDALGRVFTNITNAWSEVGILSGSVMVIDAVGALVVMIGVIFLMVTSLATIIGIFVMGPVYFGIGIVFGPVMIATFAADYTRPWFNKWFEFLVGSAMLTVVASVVLVIISAIVTGTVDRIGVGGNSALMSMIGVAILSLSFSKLFESVPAITDALFPGRTGAGGSIASGMGGGLLAGAVTGMAGAKMALDLAKAGPGQIAATGAAVANATIAGLNAKTNLTNALNGAGDSIKSAAKIVTNGISSFGDQARSSDAGKALEGMATGAAQSGTRAAETLTGDAKSSSPVSPAGSLGPGMSKGQINNVQSSFNSNFGGSGGKKP, from the coding sequence TTGAAAATACTGCTGGTTTCGTTCGCCATGCTTGCTGTGCAGGTGGCGAACGCTCAAAGTGGTGGAACTGCAGCTGCACCAATTCAGCCAGGAGACGCAGCCACACCCTTGGGGGCCGGCTATTTTGTCGGGCTTGCGGGTGCATTTGTTGACATGACAAACTGGATTGTCAACGGTGTACTGGGTAATTTTACAGATACCGTGAAGTCAGCTGCACTTTCCATGGCAAACACAACCAACCGAATTGCATTGAGCCTGGCCGCAGCTTTGGCAGTCGCATCCTTGGTTTGGAAAGTGCTCATCGACATGCTGCAGAAGAAGTCTGTGATGGGTTCTGCGATTGAAGTGATTATTTATGCAACGATCACTGTGGCCTTGTTGACAAGTTATTCAATCGTGGTTGATCAAATCTGGAATCTTGCGAATTCATTATTGAATTCACTGGCTCCGAACGGCAGCTCGGCAATTGGAGTTTATGTATCTACCTTTTGGGATGCATTGGGCCGAGTATTTACCAACATCACAAACGCTTGGTCAGAGGTAGGAATTCTTAGTGGTTCCGTTATGGTCATCGATGCCGTGGGAGCCCTTGTTGTGATGATTGGGGTGATTTTTTTAATGGTTACCTCGCTGGCAACAATTATTGGCATCTTTGTGATGGGGCCTGTGTATTTTGGAATCGGGATTGTTTTTGGCCCTGTAATGATTGCAACCTTTGCCGCAGATTACACCCGGCCATGGTTCAACAAGTGGTTTGAGTTCTTAGTCGGATCTGCCATGCTGACGGTCGTTGCGTCAGTTGTGCTTGTGATTATTTCGGCCATCGTGACGGGGACTGTGGACAGGATTGGTGTGGGCGGGAACAGCGCACTGATGAGCATGATCGGCGTTGCTATTTTGAGTTTGAGTTTTTCCAAACTATTCGAGTCCGTCCCGGCTATCACAGATGCCTTATTCCCAGGCAGGACCGGTGCTGGTGGATCTATTGCAAGCGGCATGGGTGGGGGTCTTTTGGCCGGAGCTGTCACCGGTATGGCCGGCGCCAAAATGGCCCTTGACTTGGCCAAAGCAGGACCAGGCCAAATTGCTGCTACCGGTGCAGCCGTGGCCAACGCGACCATTGCTGGATTGAACGCCAAAACGAACCTCACAAACGCACTCAATGGCGCTGGCGATTCAATCAAGAGTGCCGCAAAAATTGTCACCAACGGAATCAGTTCATTTGGAGATCAGGCTCGTTCATCTGACGCCGGAAAGGCCTTGGAAGGCATGGCTACGGGTGCCGCACAAAGCGGCACTCGCGCCGCCGAGACTTTGACTGGCGACGCTAAATCGTCATCACCAGTGTCGCCAGCTGGCAGTTTGGGCCCTGGAATGTCCAAAGGTCAGATCAACAATGTCCAAAGTTCGTTCAACTCCAATTTTGGTGGATCTGGCGGTAAAAAACCATGA
- a CDS encoding TrbC/VirB2 family protein → MAHMKWNLFSKQDDYDLHKSQIQPSRKSFFWLILASTVLLSGTAVAQGVDISGICNLVDILKQIAKATAVLAVILFAINSMFGKSSLFAEIITSVVMALVVIAAASMIIARVMPGGVGC, encoded by the coding sequence ATGGCACATATGAAATGGAATTTGTTTTCGAAGCAAGATGATTATGACTTGCATAAAAGTCAAATCCAACCAAGCCGGAAATCATTTTTCTGGCTGATCTTAGCTTCTACTGTCTTGCTGAGCGGAACTGCAGTTGCGCAGGGTGTCGATATCTCCGGTATTTGTAATCTGGTGGACATCTTGAAACAGATTGCCAAAGCGACCGCAGTTCTCGCAGTCATCCTCTTCGCCATCAATTCGATGTTCGGCAAATCATCGTTGTTTGCCGAGATCATCACCAGTGTTGTCATGGCACTTGTTGTCATCGCAGCTGCTTCGATGATCATTGCGCGTGTGATGCCAGGCGGCGTTGGTTGCTGA
- a CDS encoding ATPase, T2SS/T4P/T4SS family: MLSATHLERIIASNLQPINHLMDDPFVTEIMVIGGGLVFVERSGAIENTGIVLPEIAREMALTAVAKSAGGHGKDLKSGTENAVVSTSIGGLRFAGALKGVDALGTTLAIRKHLPPESRPTLENLIAWGMLDEKTADLLIDLIIVKRLNCIFAGPTSGGKTTLANAILMHLPSHERIGLIEDAREMSLRVLHKNCYLAAPESGLTAKVLVKHAMRERYDRLILSETRGDDTFDLLRALSSGHNGSVTTLHASSAEGALSTLEMLFQMSLPPGVQMGPEQSQRYIASCINLVVYCSRNYWRDEEGLFKSQRKVTEVATVKGSKNGTYEMEFVFEAR, encoded by the coding sequence ATGCTCTCAGCCACACATCTCGAACGCATCATTGCGTCGAACTTGCAGCCTATCAACCACCTGATGGATGATCCGTTCGTCACGGAAATCATGGTCATTGGCGGCGGCCTCGTTTTTGTTGAGCGCAGCGGGGCTATCGAGAACACAGGGATTGTCCTTCCAGAAATCGCTCGCGAAATGGCGCTGACGGCTGTCGCCAAGAGTGCAGGGGGCCACGGCAAGGATCTCAAGTCCGGCACGGAAAACGCAGTGGTGTCAACCAGCATTGGGGGATTGCGATTTGCCGGCGCCCTCAAAGGTGTTGACGCTCTGGGCACCACGCTGGCAATTCGCAAACATCTCCCGCCTGAGAGCAGGCCCACCCTTGAGAATCTGATTGCGTGGGGCATGTTGGACGAGAAGACGGCCGATCTGTTGATTGATCTCATCATCGTCAAGCGGCTCAATTGCATTTTTGCTGGACCTACATCGGGTGGCAAAACGACGCTGGCCAACGCCATTTTGATGCATCTTCCGTCTCATGAACGCATTGGTCTCATTGAGGACGCCCGAGAAATGTCTCTGCGGGTATTGCACAAAAACTGTTACTTGGCCGCACCCGAGTCCGGCCTCACTGCCAAGGTCCTCGTCAAACACGCTATGCGCGAGCGATATGACCGCCTCATCTTGAGCGAGACCCGCGGGGATGACACGTTCGATTTGCTGCGGGCGCTTTCGTCTGGACATAACGGATCAGTCACCACGCTCCACGCATCGTCTGCCGAAGGCGCCTTGAGCACACTTGAAATGCTCTTCCAAATGTCGCTTCCACCGGGCGTACAGATGGGACCAGAGCAGTCCCAGAGATACATCGCAAGCTGCATCAACCTGGTTGTTTACTGCTCACGCAATTACTGGCGGGACGAAGAAGGCCTGTTCAAAAGTCAGAGAAAAGTCACCGAAGTCGCAACTGTTAAAGGATCCAAAAATGGCACATATGAAATGGAATTTGTTTTCGAAGCAAGATGA
- a CDS encoding DUF1566 domain-containing protein has protein sequence MLIIESAAREVVKNWEKGDLAAAVRELSNVLTRIDEDRINHAGAIAIARAQVNDELEIDDEPLIAASENGAWVSAWIWVPSEEGAEINEPRHITIHEPQAHKPCVVETPDLQWLVLPDEGENNLTNWAGSGGTGDGDTSELIAKVNTDPALGFGHSNWRLPTIDELKSIFGHENAPKAGIFWSSSQEKGDEFYAACFNFQDGRETSEYCNNSYTARLVRSFE, from the coding sequence ATGCTCATTATTGAATCGGCCGCTCGCGAAGTGGTCAAAAACTGGGAGAAGGGCGATCTCGCGGCCGCTGTCCGCGAACTCTCCAATGTACTCACAAGGATCGATGAGGACCGCATTAATCATGCTGGCGCCATCGCAATCGCAAGGGCCCAGGTCAATGACGAACTGGAAATTGACGATGAGCCTTTGATTGCAGCGTCGGAGAATGGTGCATGGGTCAGCGCATGGATTTGGGTGCCTTCAGAAGAGGGGGCCGAAATTAATGAGCCCCGGCACATCACGATCCATGAACCGCAAGCGCATAAGCCATGCGTTGTCGAAACACCCGATCTTCAATGGCTTGTTTTACCTGACGAAGGGGAGAACAATCTCACCAATTGGGCAGGCTCGGGGGGAACTGGTGATGGTGATACATCCGAGTTGATCGCAAAGGTCAACACAGATCCGGCCCTTGGGTTCGGTCACTCGAATTGGCGACTGCCAACGATTGATGAGCTGAAAAGCATTTTCGGTCACGAAAACGCACCGAAGGCCGGCATCTTCTGGTCATCATCACAAGAGAAAGGTGATGAGTTCTACGCCGCTTGCTTCAATTTTCAGGACGGCAGGGAAACCAGCGAATACTGCAACAACAGCTACACGGCTCGTTTGGTGCGATCCTTTGAATGA
- a CDS encoding toprim domain-containing protein, whose amino-acid sequence MEINFAELDWHRVLPMLGVEPALIENPKRSGPCPIEGGGKTRFRFDNKAGRGTWICNHCGAGDGVSLVAKVNGTDVRGAIQLIRGAIGGTKHQPEFRRAKPVEPDVKTPQQIEKARDGLKRAWCKAKAIIDTPAQLYLQNRVVGLNLSWLASSFRFRDELFHFDSETAKKSRLPCLLSRVVDASSPSHVVTLHRTYLSSTGQKAGVSPDQVKKLMPATVEKIGGESIQLNTATGALVIVTEGIESGLAWVMACKNRYPVYAAISCGNLAKFKWPMGTKAILIASDHDAVNPKTGLRPGLHHAKILKERAVEAGIKAIIKIPDTQGIDWDDLWNQGDIGAFKLRRLKKSQAETQTV is encoded by the coding sequence ATGGAAATCAACTTCGCAGAGCTTGACTGGCACCGCGTGCTGCCAATGCTTGGGGTAGAGCCAGCACTCATTGAAAATCCCAAGCGATCCGGGCCATGCCCGATTGAGGGCGGCGGGAAAACCCGGTTCCGCTTTGACAACAAAGCGGGAAGAGGGACGTGGATCTGTAACCACTGCGGTGCCGGCGACGGCGTCTCTTTGGTCGCCAAGGTCAATGGCACAGATGTTCGCGGAGCAATTCAACTGATTCGCGGAGCTATTGGCGGGACTAAACACCAGCCAGAGTTTCGACGAGCCAAACCGGTTGAACCCGATGTCAAAACACCTCAGCAGATTGAGAAGGCCAGAGACGGCCTTAAACGTGCTTGGTGCAAAGCCAAAGCAATCATTGACACTCCTGCTCAGCTGTACCTTCAAAACAGGGTAGTGGGGCTGAATCTGTCCTGGCTTGCATCATCATTCCGTTTCAGGGATGAGTTGTTTCACTTTGACAGCGAGACCGCGAAAAAGTCGCGTTTGCCATGTCTGCTTTCGCGGGTGGTGGATGCCTCATCGCCCAGTCACGTAGTCACGTTGCACAGGACCTACCTGAGCAGCACGGGACAGAAAGCGGGAGTAAGCCCGGATCAGGTTAAAAAACTGATGCCGGCTACGGTGGAGAAGATTGGCGGCGAATCAATCCAACTCAACACCGCAACTGGAGCACTTGTCATCGTCACAGAGGGCATCGAATCAGGTCTCGCGTGGGTCATGGCTTGCAAAAACCGTTATCCGGTCTATGCCGCTATCAGCTGCGGCAACTTGGCTAAATTTAAGTGGCCGATGGGCACAAAGGCGATTCTCATCGCCTCTGACCACGATGCAGTGAACCCCAAGACAGGCCTGCGGCCAGGACTGCATCACGCCAAGATTCTCAAAGAAAGAGCCGTCGAAGCAGGTATCAAGGCGATCATCAAGATCCCGGACACCCAGGGCATCGATTGGGATGATCTTTGGAATCAAGGCGACATTGGGGCCTTCAAACTGAGACGTTTGAAGAAATCACAAGCCGAGACACAGACGGTTTAA
- a CDS encoding single-stranded DNA-binding protein — protein sequence MASLNKVQIIGNCGRDPEVRYLPDGRAVANISVATTSRRKNKATGEVIEDTQWHRIVFYDRLAEIAGEYVKKGKPVYVEGRLKYGKYTDQSGVEKNTCDIVATELQLLGGRDSGDSAGGQPRQNAQPQGNAPAQGQPSQGGYQNRAPQQPAPRAAGGGGGFDDMDLDDDIPFADPMKRRAFALSI from the coding sequence ATGGCATCTTTAAACAAAGTCCAAATCATCGGCAATTGCGGTCGCGATCCAGAAGTTCGCTATCTGCCCGACGGTCGGGCTGTTGCCAACATCAGTGTCGCCACCACCAGTCGACGCAAGAACAAAGCCACTGGAGAGGTCATTGAAGACACGCAGTGGCACCGCATCGTCTTTTATGACCGCTTGGCAGAAATCGCCGGCGAGTACGTCAAAAAGGGCAAACCTGTTTACGTCGAAGGTCGTCTGAAATACGGCAAGTACACCGACCAATCAGGGGTTGAAAAGAATACCTGCGACATCGTGGCCACCGAGCTTCAATTGCTCGGCGGTCGTGATTCCGGTGATTCTGCTGGCGGCCAGCCTCGTCAGAATGCGCAACCGCAAGGTAACGCGCCTGCACAGGGACAGCCATCGCAAGGCGGTTATCAAAATCGTGCCCCTCAACAACCTGCACCCCGTGCAGCGGGTGGAGGCGGTGGTTTTGACGACATGGACCTGGACGATGACATCCCCTTCGCTGACCCAATGAAGCGACGAGCTTTTGCTTTGTCAATTTGA
- a CDS encoding AAA family ATPase, with translation MRPLRLTLENFAGIASGQGKKQIILDLEQSVPMDAQIVAIAGPNGAGKTTIMDNLTPYRLMPSRASKPSPSAFSYYEHIVGGEGSKELLWEHCGVRYQSVLRFRSTAKTKKTEAYLYVVDANGATTPWTDLKTGAQSDGKTDTYDGAIEAVLGKPEVFFQAQFSAQGKEPIGNMSASDVKRLIADMIGANRSSELSGKANEIVKALKPRLSAMQDEVSRTEANIPDEGVITQSIADLSAQCEIAKTELATMTSRESELIARIAAAGKDAEQLAAARQAHEAFNRQLNEAVTAHQNLLAGIDAKRDELRREANNSLNSVQSGERSAREVVGSLQNELQRLTQVAATFAKVDAAVRTIPQLQTDKASKQGRLDQLTPQLLKLESVQSGVTVFATELANAKKDGEHLANALVAAQETAKLLSEVPCQGTDLSGRCKLLTQANGAAENIPDTEVKLQGARDGYRAKLDQRSVLLTELDRLKACEVEATGIRTEIGKIDVQLQQCQNTALAAEAVKQAQESIPAIRDRLTTALDDLAQAEVRVREAQAKLNAVDSEIAVQIKHINTTHANALEGLERIRITLPAISQSDDVNVLTDQKTRLRADIEKTQADLSARGQDIAHAQAKLHQAGLSREVVAQQRRRCEALAAEIAHWVLLVKALGTDGIIAMSIDDAGPAIASIANNLLEDCYGGRFALSLVTQQDTQAGVAKETFRIQVEDNERGETKFLEMMSGGEKVWINECLVRAIALYMAQVSDTRASTLFSDESDGPLDPSRKRQYMAMKRAVIERGGYEREYLITQTPELLGMCDAVIDVSKI, from the coding sequence ATGAGACCACTTCGTCTCACACTGGAAAACTTCGCTGGAATCGCCAGCGGACAAGGCAAGAAACAGATCATCCTGGATCTGGAACAGTCGGTCCCCATGGACGCCCAAATCGTCGCCATTGCCGGCCCTAACGGTGCAGGCAAAACGACCATCATGGACAACCTCACGCCATACAGGCTGATGCCTTCCCGGGCATCCAAGCCAAGTCCTTCGGCTTTCTCCTACTACGAGCACATCGTAGGCGGCGAGGGCTCAAAGGAGTTGTTGTGGGAGCACTGTGGTGTTCGGTACCAAAGCGTTTTGCGGTTTCGCTCAACGGCCAAAACCAAAAAGACAGAGGCTTACCTCTATGTGGTCGATGCCAATGGTGCGACAACACCTTGGACAGATCTCAAAACAGGCGCTCAGTCAGACGGCAAGACCGACACCTACGATGGGGCCATCGAGGCGGTCCTCGGAAAACCCGAAGTCTTTTTCCAAGCGCAGTTCAGCGCACAGGGGAAAGAGCCAATCGGAAACATGTCGGCGAGTGACGTAAAACGTCTGATCGCTGATATGATTGGCGCCAACAGGTCATCCGAACTTTCGGGAAAGGCCAACGAGATCGTCAAGGCCCTCAAGCCGCGACTCTCGGCGATGCAAGATGAGGTTAGCCGCACTGAGGCGAACATACCCGACGAGGGGGTGATCACTCAGAGCATTGCCGACCTTTCAGCTCAGTGCGAAATCGCAAAGACGGAATTGGCAACAATGACGTCACGCGAGTCCGAACTCATCGCCCGCATCGCGGCGGCGGGTAAAGATGCTGAGCAGCTTGCAGCAGCTCGTCAAGCGCACGAAGCCTTCAATCGCCAACTCAACGAAGCGGTCACCGCCCACCAAAACCTTTTGGCCGGGATTGACGCCAAACGAGATGAGTTGCGCCGTGAGGCCAACAACTCACTCAACTCTGTCCAAAGTGGCGAACGCTCTGCCAGAGAGGTTGTTGGCTCGTTGCAAAACGAACTCCAGCGACTGACTCAGGTAGCAGCCACGTTCGCCAAAGTAGATGCGGCCGTTCGTACCATCCCTCAATTGCAGACTGACAAGGCTTCAAAACAGGGCCGGCTCGATCAGTTGACACCGCAGTTGCTCAAGCTTGAATCGGTGCAGTCTGGTGTCACGGTGTTTGCCACTGAACTTGCCAACGCAAAGAAGGACGGCGAACATCTGGCCAACGCACTTGTGGCGGCGCAGGAAACTGCCAAGCTCTTGAGTGAGGTGCCTTGCCAAGGGACCGACTTGAGTGGTCGTTGCAAACTGCTTACGCAAGCCAACGGGGCAGCAGAAAATATCCCAGATACCGAGGTAAAGCTCCAAGGCGCTCGCGATGGCTATCGCGCAAAGCTTGATCAGCGCAGTGTGCTACTCACGGAGCTTGATCGGCTCAAGGCCTGCGAAGTTGAGGCAACCGGGATTCGAACTGAGATCGGCAAGATCGACGTGCAGTTGCAGCAGTGCCAAAACACGGCTTTGGCTGCAGAAGCGGTCAAGCAAGCCCAAGAAAGCATCCCCGCGATACGTGATCGGCTTACTACGGCTCTCGACGATCTGGCCCAGGCAGAGGTTCGCGTCCGCGAAGCTCAAGCCAAGCTGAACGCCGTGGACAGTGAGATTGCCGTGCAAATCAAGCACATCAATACCACTCACGCAAATGCATTGGAAGGCCTTGAGCGCATTCGCATTACGTTGCCAGCGATCTCGCAAAGCGACGACGTGAATGTCCTCACCGACCAAAAGACACGTTTGCGTGCCGATATCGAGAAGACCCAAGCCGATCTGTCCGCTCGCGGTCAGGACATTGCCCACGCCCAAGCCAAGCTGCATCAAGCTGGGCTCAGTCGTGAGGTAGTGGCCCAGCAACGCAGGCGCTGTGAAGCGCTTGCTGCGGAAATCGCTCACTGGGTCTTGCTCGTCAAGGCCTTGGGAACCGACGGGATCATCGCTATGTCCATCGACGATGCTGGTCCTGCCATTGCGTCCATTGCCAACAACCTCCTGGAAGACTGCTACGGCGGTCGGTTTGCGCTCTCGCTGGTCACTCAGCAAGACACGCAAGCCGGCGTAGCCAAGGAAACTTTCCGAATCCAGGTTGAAGACAACGAACGCGGCGAGACGAAGTTCTTGGAGATGATGTCGGGTGGCGAGAAGGTCTGGATCAATGAGTGTCTGGTGCGAGCCATTGCACTCTACATGGCCCAGGTCAGCGACACACGTGCATCGACTTTGTTCTCCGACGAGTCCGACGGACCACTCGATCCCAGTCGCAAACGCCAGTACATGGCGATGAAGCGTGCGGTGATTGAGCGTGGTGGCTACGAGCGCGAATACCTGATCACTCAGACCCCAGAGCTTCTGGGTATGTGTGACGCGGTCATTGACGTCTCGAAGATCTAA
- a CDS encoding DUF932 domain-containing protein produces MAHHLSLFNGQAEMAYTGAQPWHGLGQVVPPDASLEEWLKLGHLEWSIKDSVAQFTNGELRNFPEHKVLYRSDNNVPLSIVGSAYKVVQPKQVIEFFRSLVEREGFTIETLGALKEGRRIWALAKTNIENDVFGSDRLKAYLLLITSCDGSLATTAKFVSTRVVCWNTQAIALHCEDGQTVKVRHNTVFNPDAVKEQMGLIGSQAFSHFLGNMRNLAKVNMTQHDAQNFVESLLPATTGGEKEVRESKAFVKIMGLFNGEAKGSELPGVSGTAWGLLNAVTEYADHHVRARNAENRFSSSMFGASANLKAAAESKLLMAFA; encoded by the coding sequence ATGGCACACCATCTCAGTCTCTTCAATGGCCAAGCAGAAATGGCCTACACAGGCGCACAACCATGGCACGGTCTCGGCCAAGTCGTTCCTCCTGACGCAAGTCTCGAAGAGTGGCTCAAGCTGGGACACCTGGAGTGGAGCATCAAAGATTCGGTCGCACAGTTCACCAATGGTGAATTACGCAATTTCCCCGAACACAAGGTGCTGTACCGCAGCGACAACAACGTACCCCTGTCCATCGTCGGCTCCGCCTACAAGGTGGTGCAACCCAAGCAGGTGATTGAATTCTTCCGTTCGCTCGTCGAGCGAGAAGGTTTCACAATCGAGACCCTGGGGGCTCTCAAAGAAGGTCGCCGTATCTGGGCCTTGGCCAAGACCAACATCGAAAACGACGTGTTCGGTTCGGACCGCTTGAAGGCCTATTTGCTGCTCATCACGAGCTGTGATGGCTCTCTGGCGACAACGGCCAAATTTGTCAGCACCCGTGTTGTTTGCTGGAATACGCAAGCGATCGCGTTGCACTGCGAGGATGGTCAAACCGTCAAGGTCCGCCACAACACTGTGTTCAACCCGGACGCTGTGAAGGAGCAAATGGGCCTCATCGGAAGTCAGGCGTTCAGCCACTTCTTGGGCAACATGCGCAACCTCGCCAAGGTCAACATGACCCAACACGACGCCCAAAACTTCGTCGAAAGCCTCTTGCCCGCCACCACTGGCGGCGAAAAGGAAGTTCGCGAATCCAAGGCTTTCGTGAAGATCATGGGGCTGTTCAACGGCGAGGCCAAGGGCTCAGAACTTCCAGGTGTCAGCGGAACTGCGTGGGGCTTACTCAACGCGGTGACAGAGTACGCGGATCACCATGTCCGTGCACGCAACGCCGAGAACCGCTTCAGCAGCTCGATGTTTGGCGCCAGCGCCAACCTCAAGGCAGCAGCAGAGTCCAAGCTCCTCATGGCGTTTGCGTAA
- a CDS encoding metallophosphoesterase, which translates to MPTIKIAQFSDLHYCPNHLEEADRCFTAGVTEAISRGVDAVIITGDSTDHALDAHSPATRALAAQLKRLSRVCPVLMLQGTFSHEPPGFLRMISMVNEKYPISVADGISQWALVPNAGFIQLRGHDVESSATMVVSAMPTLNKAAVASLCEGVVDAASEHARGIISGIIRGWADFHLEQRRQGRATVVLSHGTVFNSISEHGVPMAGTDHELGVDTLFGSQANAVMLGHIHKHQQWEEGGRVIAYPGSIGRFHHGEIGEKGWIEWTINTLSSEQDAMEEGTSLDFVPTPSRKNVDIVFDGPPDLDVIKARAVECEGAYVRIQYAVDEEYRHNVDRAAIRLILEKAADLKIEGKILIVTRQRAQGISTVSMGDKLRLWATVTGTPDVDALGERLQLLETTPASEIAEALVAKVTAVA; encoded by the coding sequence ATGCCAACCATCAAAATCGCGCAGTTCAGTGATCTCCATTACTGCCCCAACCACCTTGAAGAAGCTGATCGCTGCTTCACGGCGGGCGTGACAGAAGCCATCTCTCGCGGTGTCGATGCCGTCATCATTACAGGTGACAGCACAGACCACGCGCTTGACGCTCATTCACCGGCTACACGTGCACTGGCCGCCCAGCTCAAGAGATTGAGTCGAGTGTGTCCGGTTCTCATGCTTCAAGGGACATTCAGTCACGAGCCTCCTGGGTTCTTGCGGATGATCTCCATGGTGAATGAAAAATACCCCATCAGCGTTGCTGACGGTATCTCGCAATGGGCACTTGTGCCCAACGCAGGATTCATCCAGCTCAGAGGCCACGATGTCGAAAGCTCGGCAACCATGGTGGTGAGCGCTATGCCAACACTCAACAAAGCCGCAGTGGCTTCGCTGTGTGAGGGTGTGGTAGACGCTGCCAGCGAGCATGCCAGGGGAATCATCAGCGGCATCATTCGCGGCTGGGCAGATTTTCACCTGGAGCAACGCCGTCAAGGCCGAGCCACTGTGGTGCTGAGCCACGGGACCGTCTTCAACTCCATCTCGGAGCATGGCGTTCCCATGGCGGGCACAGATCACGAACTTGGTGTTGACACACTGTTTGGCTCGCAGGCCAACGCAGTCATGCTGGGCCATATCCACAAGCACCAGCAATGGGAAGAGGGCGGGCGAGTCATCGCTTACCCCGGCTCGATCGGACGATTCCACCACGGTGAGATTGGCGAAAAAGGCTGGATCGAATGGACCATCAACACCTTGTCGTCCGAACAGGACGCCATGGAGGAGGGGACATCTCTCGATTTCGTGCCCACGCCGTCACGCAAAAATGTGGACATTGTCTTCGACGGACCGCCTGATCTTGATGTCATCAAGGCTCGGGCAGTTGAATGTGAGGGTGCTTACGTTCGCATTCAGTACGCCGTTGACGAGGAGTACCGCCATAATGTGGACAGAGCCGCCATCAGACTCATTCTGGAAAAAGCGGCAGACCTCAAAATTGAGGGAAAAATTCTGATCGTCACAAGGCAACGCGCTCAAGGCATCTCAACGGTGTCCATGGGTGACAAGCTTCGACTCTGGGCTACCGTTACAGGTACTCCAGATGTTGACGCACTTGGTGAACGCTTGCAATTGTTGGAAACAACTCCAGCGAGCGAAATTGCCGAGGCATTGGTTGCCAAAGTGACGGCAGTAGCCTAA